In Macadamia integrifolia cultivar HAES 741 chromosome 5, SCU_Mint_v3, whole genome shotgun sequence, a single window of DNA contains:
- the LOC122080274 gene encoding 1-deoxy-D-xylulose 5-phosphate reductoisomerase, chloroplastic-like has product MALKFSSPTEVRSVSFLDSSRLSLHRFTGRFAFKRKDNGTKYGGKVCCSAQPPPPAWPGRAAPEPGRKVWDGPKPISIVGSTGSIGTQTLDIVGENPNKFRVVALAAGSNVTLLADQVKRFKPQLVAVRNESLLDELKEALADAEHMPEIIPGEQGVVEVARHPDAVTVVTGIVGCAGLKPTVAAIEAGKDIALANKETLIAGGPFVLPLAHKHKVKILPADSEHSAIFQCIQGLPEGALRRILLTASGGAFRDLPVEKLKEVKVADALKHPNWNMGKKITVDSATLFNKGLEVIEAHYLFGAEYDDIEIVIHPQSIIHSMVETQDSSILAQLGWPDMRLPILYTLSWPDRIYCSEITWPRLDLCKLGSLTFKVPDNNKYPSMNLAYAAGRAGGTMTGVLSAANEKAVEMFIDEKISYLDIFKVVEETCNKHQADLVASPSLEEIIHYDLWARKFAANLQPSSGLSPVPA; this is encoded by the exons ATGGCTCTGAAATTCTCTTCTCCGACGGAAGTTCGAAGTGTTTCCTTCCTGGATTCTAGTAGACTCAGTCTTCACAGGTTTACAG GGAGATTTGCTTTCAAGAGAAAGGATAATGGAACAAAATATGGTGGAAAAGTTTGTTGTTCAGCACAGCCACCTCCTCCAGCCTGGCCAGGACGAGCTGCTCCAGAGCCAGGACGTAAGGTTTGGGATGGTCCAAAGCCTATCTCCATCGTTGGATCCACTGGTTCCATTGGGACTCAG ACTTTGGACATTGTTGGTGAGAACCCTAATAAGTTCAGGGTTGTGGCTCTGGCAGCTGGTTCCAATGTGACACTTCTTGCCGATCAG gtgAAGAGATTCAAGCCTCAGTTGGTTGCTGTTAGAAATGAATCATTACTTGATGAACTCAAGGAGGCTTTGGCTGATGCTGAGCACATGCCTGAGATCATTCCTGGAGAGCAAGGTGTTGTAGAG GTTGCTCGTCACCCAGATGCTGTCACAGTAGTTACAGGAATAGTAGGTTGTGCAGGTTTGAAG CCCACAGTAGCTGCAATAGAAGCAGGAAAAGATATAGCACTGGCAAATAAAGAGACTTTAATTGCTGGGGGTCCTTTTGTGCTTCCACTTGCTCACAAGCATAAAGTGAAAATACTTCCTGCTGATTCAGAACATTCTGCCATATTTCAG TGTATCCAGGGTTTGCCAGAGGGTGCACTTCGACGCATCCTTTTGACTGCTTCAGGAGGAGCTTTCAG GGATTTGCCTGttgaaaaattgaaagaagTAAAAGTTGCCGATGCTTTAAAACACCCCAACTGGAATATGGGAAAAAAGATAACAGTTGATTCTGCTACCCTTTTCAATaag GGCCTAGAAGTAATTGAAGCACACTATCTATTTGGGGCTGAATATGATGATATTGAGATTGTGATTCATCCGCAGTCGATCATACACTCGATGGTTGAGACACAG GATTCATCCATCTTGGCTCAGTTAGGGTGGCCTGACATGCGTTTGCCAATACTTTACACACTATCTTGGCCAGACAGAATTTACTGCTCTGAGATAACCTGGCCTCGTCTTGATCTTTGCAA GCTTGGTTCCCTAACATTTAAAGTTCCTGATAATAATAAATACCCATCCATGAATCTTGCCTATGCTGCTGGACGAGCTGGAGGCACCATGACTGGGGTTCTTAGTGCAGCAAATGAGAAAGCTGTGGAGATGTTTATTGATGAAAA AATCAGCTACCTGGATATTTTCAAAGTTGTGGAGGAGACATGCAACAAGCACCAGGCAGATTTAGTGGCAAGCCCATCTCTTGAGGAGATCATACATTATGATCTGTGGGCCCGGAAGTTTGCTGCAAATTTACAACCATCATCTGGCTTAAGTCCTGTCCCCGCATGA